Within the uncultured Draconibacterium sp. genome, the region TGTTCTCGAAACCGATTCGCCTTACCTGGCACCGGTTCCAAAAAGAGGAAAACGCAACGAGAGTTCCTACCTTATTCATGTAGCACAGAAAGTTGCTGAGGTTTACCGTTTACCGCTTACTCGCATTGCCGAAATAACCACCACCAATGCCCGTAATTTATTCGGAATTTGATAACTTGCAGTCCTAATTAAAAACTGCAATGACCACGAGGACAGCCAAAAAGACTTCTATATTAATAGTATATACCGGAGGTACCATTGGTATGGTTCAGGATGCCAAAAATGGTGCTTTGAAACCTGTAAAGTTTGATAAGATTCAGGAAGTAGTTCCTGAGTTGAAGAAGTTTGATTTTATTATAAAGACCATCACTTTTAATCCGGCTCTCGACTCTTCGAACATGAATCCGATTTCGTGGATTAAAATTGCCAAAACCATTGAGCGTCACTATAATGCATACGATGGTTTTGTGGTTCTGCACGGAACTGATACAATGGCTTATACCGCTTCGGCACTAAGTTATATGTTCGAGAATCTGGACAAGCCAATCATTTTAACCGGATCGCAATTACCCATTGGTGTAATTCGAACCGACGGAAAAGAAAACCTGATAACTGCCGTTGAAATTGCGGCCGGAAAAGTCCAGGGAGAATGTCTGGTTCCCGAAGTGTGTATTTATTTTGATTTTAAATTATACCGGGGAAATCGCACTTTAAAGCGCGATGCCGAATTATTTAGTGCCTTTCGTTCGGTAAATTATCCGGCTCTGGCGGTTGCCGGCATAGATATAAAATACAGCATTGAGTTTATTCATTATCCTGAAAATAAGGGGATTTTAAAGGTTAATACCGATTTTGACGACAATGTGGTTATCCTGAAAATATTTCCGGGAATCAACCAGAACGTTTTTAATTCGGTAATGAATACTCCGGGGTTGAAAGGTGTTGTACTTGAGACTTTTGGCTCGGGTAATGTACCTACCTCGCGTTGGCTGATAAATGCTATAAAACGCGCAATAAAACGTGGTATAGTGGTATTGAATGTTACGCAGTGCCAGGGCGGAAAGGTTGTTATGGGGCAGTATCAAACAAGTGTTGAGCTAC harbors:
- a CDS encoding asparaginase, whose protein sequence is MTTRTAKKTSILIVYTGGTIGMVQDAKNGALKPVKFDKIQEVVPELKKFDFIIKTITFNPALDSSNMNPISWIKIAKTIERHYNAYDGFVVLHGTDTMAYTASALSYMFENLDKPIILTGSQLPIGVIRTDGKENLITAVEIAAGKVQGECLVPEVCIYFDFKLYRGNRTLKRDAELFSAFRSVNYPALAVAGIDIKYSIEFIHYPENKGILKVNTDFDDNVVILKIFPGINQNVFNSVMNTPGLKGVVLETFGSGNVPTSRWLINAIKRAIKRGIVVLNVTQCQGGKVVMGQYQTSVELLNAGVVSAKDMTTEAAVTKLMFLLGQGLKPDEIKMYLNKSLRGEISE